The following are encoded together in the Roseivirga misakiensis genome:
- a CDS encoding M14 family metallopeptidase, which translates to MKRLFSTLILLVFTIASLQAQSLKSPDEFLGYELGTRFTPHYKVVDYYQYVAGEMSNVTTQEYGQTNELRPLVVNILSSQQNMDNWEQIRTDNLKRAKLMEGDPVGEKIGIVWLSYNVHGNEANSTETAMKTLYELVRPGNREAQAWLKNTVIIMDPCVNPDGRDRYSNWINQVAGTTPNPSREAAEHDEPWPGGRANHYLFDLNRDWAWQKQVESQHRMKLYNTIMPHIHVDFHEQGSNSPYYFAPAAEPVHEQVTQWQRDFQEMIGKNHAKYFDENGWLFFTKESFDILYPSYGDSYPMYNGAIGMTYEQASSDLAILTDEGDTLKLADAIAHHFTTGMSTVETASVNSAKMVDEFTAYFDNAVNSPKAKFKTYVIRGTNHPDKLKQLEDFLKRHKILYGTGSTRKAVSAFDYMTGTTKNMSIQNGDIVISAYQPKAVLVQAFFEPDTYTSTSNTYDITAWAAPYMLGLDAFATETKVNVSPAEITIAKPEKVLVGNKPAAYLAKWETLEDAKFLGELLKHDIKIRFAVETFTVTGREFNPGTLIITRKGNTHMKSKFDELVKSTASKYNRSLYSTPTTFVEAGKDFGSNNVPFIQKPKILALRGNGVSSLGFGEFWYFMEQELNYPITMVNTSSFGRVNLDDYNVIVMPSGGYGGILNEEGMKSLNAWVRGGGKVIAIERAINSFVGKKGFQLKRRSSDDKPKKATAEEREQAALTSYADRGKRFEDSRLPGAIFKLKIDNTHPLGFGYANQYFTIKNNSSRLAYLPNGWNVGIIESAESHVSGVAGKNAKEQLAKSMVFGVENKGGGAMVYFADNPLFRAFWENGKLFMANAIFFVGQ; encoded by the coding sequence ATGAAAAGACTTTTCAGTACCCTTATTTTACTTGTATTTACTATTGCTAGCCTTCAAGCACAGTCCTTAAAAAGTCCCGATGAGTTTTTAGGATATGAGCTTGGCACAAGATTTACCCCTCACTACAAGGTGGTAGACTACTACCAGTATGTAGCCGGAGAAATGAGCAATGTAACTACTCAAGAATATGGTCAAACCAACGAACTAAGGCCTTTAGTGGTCAATATCCTCTCTTCACAACAGAACATGGATAATTGGGAACAGATTAGAACCGATAACTTGAAACGCGCTAAGTTGATGGAAGGCGATCCGGTTGGAGAAAAGATCGGAATTGTCTGGTTGAGTTATAATGTTCACGGAAATGAGGCGAACAGCACGGAAACCGCCATGAAGACTTTGTATGAATTGGTCCGACCTGGGAATCGTGAAGCTCAAGCTTGGTTAAAGAATACAGTGATTATTATGGACCCTTGCGTGAACCCTGATGGTCGGGATAGATATTCTAATTGGATCAATCAAGTAGCAGGTACTACTCCAAATCCAAGTCGTGAGGCTGCTGAGCACGACGAACCATGGCCGGGGGGAAGAGCCAACCACTATCTTTTCGACTTAAACAGAGATTGGGCTTGGCAAAAGCAGGTGGAATCGCAACACCGAATGAAGCTTTATAACACAATCATGCCGCACATTCATGTTGATTTTCACGAGCAAGGCAGTAATAGCCCTTATTACTTCGCGCCAGCGGCAGAACCTGTTCACGAGCAAGTCACCCAATGGCAAAGAGATTTTCAGGAGATGATTGGGAAGAACCATGCAAAGTATTTCGATGAAAACGGATGGTTATTCTTTACTAAAGAGAGCTTTGATATTCTTTATCCGAGCTATGGCGACTCCTACCCTATGTACAATGGCGCTATAGGAATGACATACGAACAAGCCAGTAGTGATTTGGCAATTCTGACTGACGAAGGCGATACGCTTAAATTAGCAGATGCCATCGCGCACCACTTCACTACAGGTATGTCAACGGTTGAAACTGCTTCGGTCAATTCAGCAAAAATGGTGGATGAATTCACCGCCTATTTCGACAATGCTGTTAATAGTCCAAAAGCAAAATTTAAGACTTACGTCATTAGAGGTACGAACCACCCTGATAAGCTGAAGCAATTAGAGGACTTCCTCAAAAGGCATAAGATCCTTTATGGGACAGGTTCCACCCGTAAAGCTGTTTCGGCTTTTGATTATATGACAGGTACGACCAAAAATATGTCTATTCAGAATGGTGATATCGTTATATCTGCTTATCAGCCAAAGGCGGTTTTAGTTCAAGCGTTCTTTGAACCTGACACTTATACCAGTACTTCTAATACTTATGATATTACCGCCTGGGCAGCGCCATATATGCTAGGGTTAGATGCTTTTGCCACAGAAACTAAGGTGAATGTAAGCCCAGCAGAAATCACGATCGCAAAACCTGAAAAGGTACTAGTTGGTAATAAGCCAGCAGCCTACCTAGCCAAATGGGAAACGCTTGAGGATGCTAAGTTTTTGGGTGAATTACTTAAACACGATATCAAAATTCGGTTTGCGGTTGAAACATTCACGGTGACGGGCCGAGAATTCAATCCGGGTACATTGATCATCACAAGGAAAGGAAATACTCATATGAAGAGTAAATTCGACGAACTTGTAAAAAGCACGGCTTCCAAGTATAACCGAAGTCTCTATTCTACCCCAACAACGTTTGTGGAAGCTGGTAAAGACTTTGGGTCAAACAATGTTCCTTTTATCCAAAAGCCTAAAATTCTAGCATTGAGGGGCAATGGCGTATCGTCTCTAGGATTTGGTGAATTCTGGTACTTTATGGAACAAGAACTCAATTACCCGATCACTATGGTCAATACGAGTTCTTTCGGAAGGGTAAACTTGGATGACTATAATGTTATTGTGATGCCTTCTGGCGGCTATGGTGGTATTTTGAACGAAGAAGGCATGAAATCTCTCAACGCTTGGGTAAGAGGCGGAGGAAAAGTCATTGCCATTGAAAGAGCTATCAATTCGTTTGTGGGCAAAAAAGGTTTCCAATTGAAGCGTAGATCTAGTGACGATAAACCGAAAAAAGCAACCGCTGAAGAAAGAGAACAAGCAGCGCTTACTTCATATGCCGATCGTGGAAAAAGGTTCGAAGATTCTCGTCTTCCAGGGGCAATCTTTAAATTAAAAATTGACAACACTCATCCGCTGGGCTTCGGTTACGCCAACCAATACTTCACTATTAAGAATAACAGTTCAAGACTAGCTTATCTACCAAATGGTTGGAATGTTGGCATAATTGAAAGTGCTGAGTCGCATGTTTCTGGTGTGGCAGGCAAAAACGCCAAAGAGCAATTAGCAAAATCCATGGTGTTTGGCGTGGAAAATAAAGGTGGTGGAGCAATGGTCTATTTTGCAGATAACCCGCTTTTTAGAGCTTTCTGGGAAAACGGAAAGCTGTTTATGGCTAATGCCATATTCTTTGTAGGTCAGTAA
- a CDS encoding LytR/AlgR family response regulator transcription factor, producing MKQYTAIIVDDELNNRENLNGLLVKYCPNIEVIGQAASVAEAKKLINTTSPEVVFLDIEMPGGNGFSLLEGIPSQPFKVIFVTAYDSYALKAIKFSALDYVLKPIDKEELIAAVEKLSDESQNKTKIENLGHYLNGGAQKIALSLIDEVRLIDINKIIRVEADNNYATFVLQSGEKVIVSKNLGHFYDLLKDHGFSRVHQSHLINQKFLERYVRKDGGYLVMENQDQVPVSRTQKQHVTKLFSSI from the coding sequence ATGAAACAGTACACCGCCATTATAGTAGATGACGAACTCAACAATAGGGAGAACTTAAATGGACTTTTGGTCAAATACTGCCCGAACATTGAGGTAATTGGTCAAGCTGCCAGTGTGGCTGAGGCAAAAAAACTGATTAATACCACTTCTCCTGAAGTGGTGTTTTTAGATATTGAAATGCCAGGCGGAAACGGTTTTTCGCTCTTAGAAGGGATTCCTTCACAACCTTTTAAGGTGATTTTTGTCACCGCATATGATTCTTATGCTCTAAAAGCAATCAAATTTAGTGCGCTAGACTATGTATTGAAACCGATAGATAAAGAAGAGTTGATCGCTGCAGTTGAGAAATTATCGGATGAGTCTCAGAACAAAACTAAGATTGAAAACTTAGGCCATTACTTAAATGGAGGTGCTCAGAAAATTGCCCTTAGTTTAATTGACGAAGTGCGCCTAATAGATATCAACAAGATCATTAGGGTTGAAGCGGATAACAACTACGCTACGTTTGTACTGCAAAGTGGTGAAAAAGTGATTGTGTCTAAGAATTTGGGTCATTTCTATGATTTATTGAAAGATCATGGATTTTCCAGAGTACATCAGTCACATTTGATCAATCAGAAATTTCTGGAGCGGTATGTCCGAAAAGATGGAGGCTATTTGGTCATGGAAAATCAGGACCAAGTCCCAGTTTCACGTACCCAAAAGCAACACGTAACGAAGTTGTTTTCTTCGATATGA
- a CDS encoding sensor histidine kinase has translation MRILISVLLFFCCASVKAQQAIITTSELPLGIEIINRAGDYSDISDYCDGFDENGFPINLVIPFDMSIAYFLPTVTADNNEGYSYTTRKERKLGPVDNLIYEYEGKSVGFLGSLSYSPGSRGYLQVNFEDAGQSKQLINFQFRVDYKEPHIEEVLLGSEIVELIKESYGKDIFDITTRKYDAWKEKGYSSTGGDTIPTDLVLPRYENSIFFNITGNYDVTRLILERNGEEIAYDKSEMLFNWVMDLSDLKPGNYKLTVVNDEKVYGEKIDSFEFTIKEDFWGTWGYWLIGTLVVMAIFFIIYRINAQRKLDQANALKQISEAELKAIRSQLNPHFLFNALNAIQNLVNKSETEKANDYIAKLAKLMRNVLSQSDESLHALSKEIELSNLYLALENMRVPFDFEIQVDRSIDQNMLVPTMILQPYLENAVVHGVNKAFATIVSVKIFEKEEHLILEVKDNGKPESTFINEGRGMSLGKDRIEIIKKQLGSEAKVGIKTRASSEEGFLVTIQLPTNL, from the coding sequence ATGCGAATTTTAATTTCAGTACTCTTATTCTTTTGTTGTGCCTCGGTCAAGGCGCAACAAGCAATCATTACAACCAGTGAATTGCCCTTAGGCATAGAGATAATTAACCGAGCCGGAGATTACTCCGATATTTCTGACTATTGCGATGGATTTGACGAGAACGGATTTCCAATTAATCTGGTCATTCCGTTTGACATGTCAATAGCTTATTTTTTGCCAACCGTCACTGCTGACAATAATGAAGGTTATTCTTATACTACACGCAAAGAGAGGAAGCTGGGACCAGTGGACAACCTTATTTACGAGTATGAGGGGAAGTCAGTCGGGTTCTTGGGCTCCTTGTCCTACAGCCCTGGCTCTAGGGGTTACCTACAGGTAAATTTCGAAGATGCAGGACAGTCAAAACAGCTCATTAACTTTCAGTTCCGAGTAGATTACAAAGAGCCTCATATTGAAGAGGTCTTGCTAGGTAGCGAAATAGTAGAGCTTATTAAAGAATCTTATGGCAAGGATATTTTTGATATTACCACTCGGAAATACGACGCTTGGAAGGAGAAAGGCTACTCCTCTACTGGTGGAGATACAATTCCAACGGACCTAGTGCTACCGAGATATGAGAACAGCATTTTTTTCAATATCACAGGAAATTATGACGTGACCAGGCTCATTCTAGAGCGCAATGGGGAAGAGATAGCTTACGATAAAAGTGAAATGCTATTCAATTGGGTGATGGATTTGTCCGATCTAAAACCTGGTAATTATAAACTGACTGTAGTTAATGATGAAAAGGTATACGGTGAGAAAATCGATAGTTTCGAGTTTACCATCAAGGAAGATTTCTGGGGCACATGGGGTTACTGGTTGATTGGAACTTTAGTTGTAATGGCCATCTTTTTCATCATCTATAGAATCAATGCCCAAAGAAAACTAGACCAGGCCAATGCCCTAAAGCAGATTTCGGAGGCCGAACTTAAAGCGATCCGCTCCCAGTTAAATCCACATTTTCTTTTCAATGCCTTAAATGCCATCCAAAACCTTGTCAACAAAAGTGAGACAGAAAAGGCGAACGACTACATAGCAAAGCTTGCCAAGCTGATGAGAAATGTACTTTCCCAGTCCGATGAGTCTTTACATGCTTTGTCCAAGGAGATAGAGTTAAGCAACCTTTATTTGGCATTGGAAAACATGAGAGTTCCTTTTGACTTTGAAATCCAAGTGGATCGTTCAATTGACCAAAACATGTTAGTGCCGACCATGATTTTGCAGCCTTATCTGGAAAATGCTGTGGTGCATGGTGTCAATAAGGCCTTTGCAACCATTGTTTCGGTGAAAATCTTTGAAAAAGAGGAACATTTAATCCTTGAAGTAAAAGACAATGGAAAGCCTGAGTCAACTTTTATTAATGAAGGGAGAGGCATGAGTTTAGGCAAAGATCGAATTGAAATAATTAAGAAGCAGTTGGGATCAGAAGCTAAGGTTGGGATTAAAACAAGAGCGTCTTCCGAAGAAGGCTTTTTAGTGACAATTCAACTACCGACTAATTTATAG